DNA from Patescibacteria group bacterium:
CTGGTATCTCATTCGTAACAAAGCAGAACCATGACATAGAGTCACAAGTAGCAGATATAGCCGCTCATTATCTCTCTTTAGAATCCAGACTAAATGACGGGGTTATTTCCTCTTACCATCAAAAATACGACCAAGATATTATTAAAATTTTAAAATCAAAAACTTTTTCTTATAGAAAAGTAGCCAACGGAATACCCGAAAATAGCTACTTTAAAATGTACTAAAATGCAAAATCCCTCTTACGAGGGATTTTGTGAGAGAGTGAGCTCAAAGGCTCGTTCCCATACTGCCTATACTTTACACCGATCAGTGACAGGAAACAACCCCAATTCACTTTAGGGCTGTGTGTTAATCACAGCTATTGAGAATGGCTGAAATGTAAACTAAAGTAAAGAAATGGATGAGAAATTGAAGAAGGGAAAGCCAAAAATCAATGAGAAAGCGGCTAGTTTTGTGGCCGAATTACTCACTACGCGCGGGTTTAAAAAAAGGGTTAATTTAATTCGCAAAAAATTATCCATCCGTTCTCAGAGCATTGATATTACTGAGTTTGATCAACTGGTGATTCGCGATAAATCTCCCCGCATACCGGCAACTATAAAAAATCGTAAGTTATACCTTTCGGAGATCAATGAATTACTAAAAACTTACGGCCTAAGTTCTGAATGGTTTAGCTTCTTTAGCGATTATGTCCTCTTTGGATTTATTGGAGAATTACTAAGGATGAATATGACAAGAAGTTGAAAGAGTACAAAGAAAGGCAGTATGAAGTCGGACAAGAATTAGAGGAACATACGAAGGCAGACGAAAACTATCATATTACCGCTTCTACTGTGTTTTCATTGGCTAATCGGGCTCTTGAGATATTCGAGAGTTCTGAACCACAAGAAAAACGACAGTTACTGGGATTTCTACTTCAGAACTGCCAGCTATCTGGCAAAAACCTTTTGTTTGACGTACGATCCCCCTTCGACACTATCCTCAAAACCGCACATCACTCCTCAATGGGTGGCTAGAGGGAATCGAACCCTCATCTCCGCTTCCACAGAGCGGCGCTCTAACCGCTGAGCTATAGCCACCATGATTACCTCTCAAATCCTTGTGCGCGAGGGGAGACTCGAACTCCCACGGGATTGCTCCCACACGCCCCTCAAGCGTGCGTGTCTACCAGTTCCACCACCCGCGCATGTATTTATAACGTGACTCCGATTATAGCCAATGCCTTCTCGATTTTCAACCTCTTTCTTTTCAGACAAATAACTTCTTTTGAATGATACATTCTACGTAATAATACGAGCGATTCTTGCTTTGCATACTTTAACTGATAAACACCTCCACCTCCACGATTAATATGACCTTTTAACTTGAGAACATTATATAACTTGCCCTGTAACCACATAGTATGCTTTTTACTAGCCGAAGCAAAAACTGTATAAAACATAAAACTCGAACGCCATCGCGGATCATAATAGGAATAAAAAGTGCCATCTCCATCAAAACCTCCCCTCAAGAAATCAAAGAAATATTTATCGGGCATAAAAACTTCAGAGATTGTTTTTGATTTGTTTGGAGAAAGCCCGTGATCTACAAGAAACCTATAAAACTGGACATCGCCGAACTGTACAAAATAATATTTTTTTATCTTACTTGAGCCACTACCTTTCTTAGAAATTTTATTTGTAAGTCCTAAACATTTTTTAAAATTGATTACTAAAACTAGATCTTTAGAAGTAAAACTCATATGTCTTTCATCTTTTGATAAATTACCATCTGTAACAAGTAGACCAATCGCATAGGCAAACTCTGGCGACCATTTAATTTTTACTCTCCCCTTCGGTTTTACTCCTGCCATAACCTTATTGTACCTCAAGCTTATAGCGTATGCCAATCATAAAAAATAAAATCGCCAAACAAAAAGGAGGATATTACTCCTCCTTTTTGGCTTCTACCTTTTTCTCTTCTTTTGGCATCTCAAAGCGTACCTGGCGCATCTTCTTGCGCGTATCGCGCGCAGCCTTGTCGCGGATGTAGTAAAGTTTTGCACGGCGCACGCGGGTTGCGCGGCGTACGATCTCTACTTTTTCAATATTTGGAGAATGCACAGGGAAAATACGCTCAACACCCACACCGGCTGACACTTTGCGTACCGTAAAGGTACCCTCGATGCCCTTGCCGTGTTTTTGAGCGATGATAAGACCCTCGAATGTCTGGAGTCGAGACTTGTCCCCTTCTTTGATCTTCTGTACCACGCGAATAGTATCGCCTGGCTTCATGTCTACCTGTGCTGGCTTCATAGAATCCCTTTATATCACACTATTTTATGGCGCGCAACACTTTGAGCGCACCCTCAAGGTCTGTGGGCAATGACGAGATAAGCTCGAGTTTTTTACCTGATGGCGCCTCAAATGTAAGTGAATGGGCATGCAAAAACTGACGCCCGAGACCTGTAGGACACATATAGCGCTTGCCACCATAAAGCTTGTCACATGCCACCGGATACCCAATGTGTGCGAGGTGCGAGCGGATTTGGTGAGTACGCCCCGTCTTAGGGGAAGCCTCGACCAATGTATATTCGGGTAGGCGTTCGAGTACACGGTAGTGCGTGACGGCTTCGCGTGATCTCCCCTGCCCGCCGCCCACCACACGCTTTTGAAAATTTTTGGTCGAACGCGCAATCGGCTCGTCGATAATGCCATTGTCATTTTGCATCACACCGATCACAAGCGTCTGATATTTTTTCTGGATACCGCTAGTTTGGAAAAGATTTTTTATATACAAAAAAGTCTTTTGATTTTTAGCGACCAACAACACACCCGACGTATCTTTGTCGAGCCGATGCACGATGCCAGGACGCTCAGAGTCTCCTACCTCTTTTACCTCGGGTCTATTTACTAAGAGCCAATCGACGACCGTACCACTCGTATGTGTCGCATCATGATGTACGACAATACCCGCGGGTTTCGCTAGCGCGAGCATATCATCATCTTCATATATAATTTCTAAAGCTTGCATACTTATATGTTAGCTAACAATGATCGCTTCATAATTATTGACAATTGAAAAATATATGCTATTCTCTCTAAGGATTTCGGAGGGCAGTCTTCCGAAAAAGTGCATGAAGGAGAGAAGATATGCGAAGATTCTTGACATTGGTATGCGCGCTTGCGTTCATCGCAGCAGCACGCACCCCGGCCACTGCTACGGTGGTGGTGGTGGATAACCAGGTAGTCGCCACCGAGGCGACACCAGAGGCGGCCATCGATGCTGCAAACGAGGCCTCCGAGGAGAAGTTCGCGGGCTTCGGCTTCGCGCCCGCCCTCATCGGATCGTTCGACATCGGGTCGCATGAGCGCGTCGATACCGCGGAGATCGTGGGAGATCCCAAGGTCGTACGCGTCACGAAGGACAACAACGTGAACGTCGGGTTCGGCCTCGAGAGCCACTACATGTTCCTACCGCCAGCCCGCTTCCTGGGCATTCCTCAGCTCATGGAAGGCAAGTGGGGCGTTGGACCCTATGTGAGTGTGACTCTCGGGTCCAACGACATCATCGACACCGTGGGAGCGGGATTCGTACTCGGACTTCGACGGGATGCCTTCTTCGAT
Protein-coding regions in this window:
- a CDS encoding RluA family pseudouridine synthase, which gives rise to MQALEIIYEDDDMLALAKPAGIVVHHDATHTSGTVVDWLLVNRPEVKEVGDSERPGIVHRLDKDTSGVLLVAKNQKTFLYIKNLFQTSGIQKKYQTLVIGVMQNDNGIIDEPIARSTKNFQKRVVGGGQGRSREAVTHYRVLERLPEYTLVEASPKTGRTHQIRSHLAHIGYPVACDKLYGGKRYMCPTGLGRQFLHAHSLTFEAPSGKKLELISSLPTDLEGALKVLRAIK
- the rplS gene encoding 50S ribosomal protein L19, which codes for MKPAQVDMKPGDTIRVVQKIKEGDKSRLQTFEGLIIAQKHGKGIEGTFTVRKVSAGVGVERIFPVHSPNIEKVEIVRRATRVRRAKLYYIRDKAARDTRKKMRQVRFEMPKEEKKVEAKKEE